Proteins co-encoded in one Deinococcus arcticus genomic window:
- the trxB gene encoding thioredoxin-disulfide reductase, producing the protein MTGNTHTYDVVIVGGGPAGLTAAIYTGRASLKTLILEKGLPGGQIAQTEEVENYPGFPEPISGMELAGRMQQQAEKFGGVIEMDEVQAIVRDEQNHEYPFTVTGYGGTYRAKAVILATGANPKRLNVPGEEHFWGKGVSTCATCDGFFYRGKKVVVVGGGDAAVEEGLFLTKFADEVTLIHRRDTLRANKVAQARAFANPKMKFIWDTAVEEIQGDDTVTGVRLKNLKTGEVQDRATDGVFIFIGHVPNTEFVKDTVKLRPDGYVDVTDEIYTSVPLLFAAGDVSDYIYRQLGTSVGAGTRAAMSAERALAALEVEAETAAD; encoded by the coding sequence ATGACGGGCAACACCCACACCTATGACGTGGTGATCGTCGGCGGCGGCCCCGCCGGCCTGACCGCTGCGATTTACACTGGCCGCGCCAGCCTGAAGACCCTCATTCTGGAAAAGGGCCTGCCCGGCGGCCAGATCGCCCAGACAGAAGAGGTGGAGAATTACCCTGGCTTTCCCGAACCCATCAGCGGCATGGAACTGGCAGGCCGCATGCAGCAGCAGGCCGAGAAGTTTGGTGGCGTGATCGAGATGGACGAGGTGCAGGCCATCGTGCGCGACGAGCAGAATCACGAGTATCCCTTCACGGTCACGGGCTACGGCGGCACCTACCGCGCCAAGGCCGTGATTCTGGCCACCGGCGCCAACCCCAAGCGCCTGAACGTGCCCGGCGAGGAGCACTTCTGGGGCAAGGGCGTCTCGACCTGCGCCACCTGTGACGGCTTCTTTTACCGGGGCAAGAAGGTGGTCGTGGTGGGCGGCGGCGACGCGGCCGTGGAAGAGGGCCTGTTCCTGACCAAGTTTGCCGACGAGGTGACCCTGATTCACCGCCGTGACACCCTGCGTGCCAACAAGGTGGCCCAGGCCCGCGCCTTTGCCAACCCCAAGATGAAGTTCATCTGGGACACGGCTGTGGAGGAAATTCAGGGCGATGACACCGTGACGGGTGTGCGCCTGAAGAACCTGAAGACCGGCGAGGTGCAGGACAGGGCCACCGACGGCGTGTTCATCTTCATCGGGCATGTGCCGAACACCGAATTTGTCAAAGACACCGTCAAGCTGCGCCCTGACGGTTACGTGGACGTGACCGACGAGATTTACACCAGCGTGCCCCTGCTGTTCGCGGCCGGCGACGTGAGTGATTACATCTACCGCCAGTTGGGCACCAGTGTAGGCGCCGGCACCCGCGCCGCCATGAGCGCCGAGCGCGCCCTGGCCGCCCTGGAAGTGGAAGCCGAGACGGCGGCGGATTGA
- a CDS encoding HD domain-containing protein: MPHRTLSARIRRKVNGYRAKASRLWRSMSPDDAQPDDAWAARFLTEAEAHVYRSMDPRDRDHACRVARHLLREHPGAQSELLAAALLHDCGKSLRPYALWERVAVGLIPNRLTRLLPPLGALGIRAHHPELGARLLAHAGARPRVARLVARHHHPGGDPEAELLHLYDDQE, from the coding sequence ATGCCCCACCGCACCCTGAGCGCCCGCATTCGCCGCAAGGTGAACGGTTACCGCGCCAAGGCCAGCCGGCTGTGGCGCTCCATGAGCCCCGACGACGCCCAGCCTGACGATGCCTGGGCCGCGCGCTTCCTGACCGAGGCCGAGGCGCACGTGTACCGCAGCATGGACCCCCGTGACCGCGACCACGCCTGCCGCGTGGCCCGGCACCTGCTGCGCGAGCACCCGGGCGCCCAGAGCGAACTGCTGGCGGCGGCCCTGCTGCACGACTGCGGCAAGAGCCTGCGCCCTTACGCCCTGTGGGAGCGGGTGGCCGTGGGCCTCATTCCCAACCGCCTGACCCGCCTGCTGCCGCCCCTGGGCGCCCTGGGCATCCGCGCGCACCACCCCGAACTGGGCGCCCGCCTGCTGGCCCACGCCGGCGCGCGCCCCCGCGTGGCCCGTCTGGTGGCCCGTCATCACCATCCCGGCGGTGACCCGGAAGCCGAGCTGCTGCACCTGTACGACGATCAGGAATAG
- a CDS encoding glycoside hydrolase family 13 protein — protein sequence MEALHPDQHLAPHPITPEWVTDAVFYQIFPDRFARSGRVGGLNLQPWGAPPHFQKYMGGDLWGVAEKLDHIASLGVNAIYFCPVFQSAANHRYHTHDYYQVDPMLGGNAALRFLIDEAHARGIRVVLDGVFNHASRGFFQFSDLLEQGEGSAYRDWFHPSGWPLNAYDESKPAHYAAWWGNRALPKFNTDTPAVREFLWDVAEHWIRFGIDGWRLDVPNEIDDDAFWQEFRRRVKAINPEAYIVGEIWGDAHRWLAGDQFDAVMNYHFTRPCLAFFGARTLDHPMNERSGTGRVDPMDAATFGARMTEVTQMYHPDVVRVQLNLLDSHDTARFLTAVGGDASAYHLATIFQMTYVGAPCIYYGDEIGLPGGPDPDCRRAFPWDEREWNMDTLALTRRLTAARHATPALGRGTFEVTHAQGEGLVYARRHERGDAYVGLNTGLRAAHLPFTGVQPGAYRDVLTGRAVHLTGDTPLGVPARGGLVLVPA from the coding sequence ATGGAAGCGCTCCACCCTGACCAGCATCTCGCCCCGCATCCCATCACGCCCGAGTGGGTGACAGACGCGGTGTTCTATCAGATTTTCCCTGACCGCTTCGCCCGCTCTGGCCGCGTCGGGGGCCTGAACCTGCAGCCCTGGGGCGCCCCGCCCCATTTTCAGAAATACATGGGGGGCGACCTGTGGGGCGTGGCCGAGAAGCTGGACCACATCGCCTCGCTGGGCGTGAACGCCATCTATTTCTGCCCGGTGTTTCAGTCGGCGGCCAACCACCGCTACCACACGCACGACTATTACCAGGTGGACCCCATGCTGGGCGGGAACGCGGCGCTGCGCTTTCTCATTGATGAGGCGCACGCCCGGGGCATCCGCGTGGTGCTGGACGGTGTGTTTAACCACGCCAGCCGGGGCTTTTTTCAGTTCAGTGACCTGCTGGAACAGGGCGAGGGCAGCGCCTACCGCGACTGGTTTCACCCATCGGGCTGGCCGCTGAACGCCTACGATGAGAGCAAGCCCGCCCACTACGCGGCGTGGTGGGGCAACCGCGCACTGCCCAAGTTCAACACCGACACCCCGGCCGTACGCGAATTTCTGTGGGACGTGGCCGAACACTGGATTCGCTTTGGCATAGACGGCTGGCGCCTGGACGTGCCCAACGAGATTGACGACGACGCCTTCTGGCAGGAGTTCCGCCGCCGCGTCAAGGCGATCAACCCCGAGGCCTACATCGTGGGAGAAATCTGGGGCGACGCGCACCGCTGGCTGGCGGGCGACCAGTTTGACGCCGTGATGAACTACCACTTCACCCGGCCCTGCCTGGCCTTTTTCGGGGCCCGCACGCTGGACCACCCCATGAACGAGCGCAGCGGCACCGGGCGCGTGGACCCCATGGACGCCGCCACGTTCGGCGCGCGCATGACTGAAGTGACGCAGATGTACCACCCGGACGTGGTGCGCGTGCAGCTGAACCTGCTGGACTCGCACGACACCGCGCGCTTTCTGACCGCCGTGGGCGGCGACGCCAGCGCGTACCACCTTGCCACCATCTTCCAGATGACCTATGTGGGCGCGCCCTGCATCTATTACGGCGACGAGATCGGCCTGCCCGGCGGCCCCGACCCCGACTGCCGCCGCGCCTTTCCCTGGGACGAGCGCGAATGGAACATGGACACGCTGGCCCTGACCCGCCGCCTGACCGCTGCCCGCCACGCCACCCCCGCCCTGGGACGCGGCACCTTTGAAGTCACCCACGCGCAGGGGGAAGGCCTGGTGTACGCCCGGCGCCACGAACGCGGCGACGCCTACGTGGGCCTGAACACGGGCCTGAGGGCGGCGCACCTGCCCTTTACCGGCGTTCAGCCCGGGGCCTACCGCGACGTGCTGACCGGCCGGGCTGTTCACCTGACCGGCGACACGCCCCTGGGCGTGCCCGCGCGGGGTGGACTGGTGCTGGTGCCGGCTTAA
- a CDS encoding PQQ-dependent sugar dehydrogenase: MTPHICAALLTLALTGTACTQLGAGPSPAPGTPPDTSGFTVPAGFSVTPYAEGFRKPRLMAVAGNGDVLLSDTGAGTVYVLPDRNGDGAADRKEVYASGLNQPHGLALHGGFLYVANTDGVVRFPYAAGDVKASGPAQPVVSLPGGGGHSTRTVVFGPDGRMYVSVGSTCNVCEETDARRAAVWVYDADGSNGRLFASGLRNAVGLEWFGGQLYATNNGRDQLGDDIPPEAFWRLSDGGFYGWPYCYPTQPGQPQVWDSNFGKRTAATCTGAVPALALTTAHSAPLGLAFYTGKTFPARYQGQMFVALHGSWNRTEKSGYKVITVDPQTGQSADFLTGFLKGGAVSGRPVDLAVTPDGALLLTDDGAGRVWRIQAR, from the coding sequence ATGACGCCCCACATCTGCGCCGCCCTGCTGACCCTGGCCCTGACGGGCACCGCCTGCACCCAGTTGGGAGCCGGGCCCAGCCCCGCCCCGGGTACCCCGCCGGACACCAGTGGTTTCACGGTGCCGGCGGGCTTCAGCGTGACCCCCTACGCCGAGGGGTTCAGAAAGCCGCGCCTGATGGCGGTGGCGGGCAACGGGGACGTGCTGCTCAGCGACACCGGGGCGGGCACCGTGTACGTGCTGCCCGACCGCAACGGTGACGGCGCCGCCGACCGTAAGGAGGTTTACGCCAGCGGCCTGAACCAGCCGCACGGGCTGGCACTGCACGGCGGCTTTCTGTACGTGGCGAACACCGACGGCGTGGTGCGCTTTCCCTATGCGGCGGGTGACGTGAAGGCCAGCGGGCCCGCGCAGCCGGTGGTGTCGCTGCCTGGGGGCGGCGGACACTCCACCCGCACGGTGGTGTTTGGCCCGGACGGGCGCATGTACGTCTCGGTGGGCAGCACCTGCAATGTCTGCGAGGAAACCGATGCCCGGCGCGCGGCGGTCTGGGTGTACGACGCGGACGGCAGCAATGGCCGCCTGTTCGCCAGCGGCCTGCGCAACGCGGTGGGCCTGGAGTGGTTTGGCGGGCAACTGTATGCCACCAACAACGGCCGAGACCAGCTGGGCGACGACATTCCACCCGAAGCCTTCTGGCGCCTGAGCGACGGCGGCTTTTACGGCTGGCCCTACTGCTACCCCACCCAGCCCGGGCAGCCACAGGTGTGGGACAGCAATTTTGGCAAGCGCACGGCCGCGACCTGCACGGGCGCCGTGCCGGCCCTGGCGCTCACCACTGCGCACTCGGCGCCGCTGGGGCTGGCGTTCTACACCGGCAAGACCTTCCCGGCGCGCTACCAGGGGCAGATGTTCGTGGCCCTGCACGGCAGCTGGAACCGCACGGAAAAGAGCGGCTACAAGGTCATCACCGTGGATCCCCAGACGGGCCAGAGCGCCGATTTCCTGACCGGTTTCCTGAAGGGCGGCGCGGTGAGCGGGCGCCCGGTGGACCTCGCCGTGACCCCGGACGGCGCCCTGCTGCTCACCGACGACGGTGCCGGCCGGGTGTGGCGCATCCAGGCCCGCTGA
- a CDS encoding YiaA/YiaB family inner membrane protein — protein sequence MTQYVNPDLQGDSPAWLSFIWIAFLASLSLLLLGIYFIPVNWWIKGYLYMGTLFLTASTLTLSKSLRDKHEHERLVNRVKHARTEQVLSKYES from the coding sequence ATGACCCAGTACGTGAACCCCGATCTGCAGGGCGATTCGCCCGCGTGGCTCAGCTTTATCTGGATTGCCTTTCTGGCCAGCCTCAGCCTGCTGCTGCTGGGCATCTACTTCATTCCGGTGAACTGGTGGATCAAGGGCTACCTGTACATGGGCACCCTGTTCCTGACCGCCAGCACCCTCACCCTCAGCAAGAGCCTGCGCGACAAACACGAGCACGAGCGGCTGGTCAACCGGGTCAAACACGCCCGCACCGAGCAGGTGCTCAGCAAGTACGAGAGTTGA
- a CDS encoding DUF6174 domain-containing protein, with translation MSAPLRAALLTLTVCASLAAPLAQAGGAGAPQPAVPGCRPGYVRPDFAALNRQLAQARARWAAQGLTRYRYEIRQVAAPVLLPATQVTVKDGAVLAAPVQPGPVNTLARLTVEGRFASLAQTLQYQATTPCPEVQVRYDAALGFPVYLYSGRGDNGIADGYGEWTVSAFTPLP, from the coding sequence ATGTCTGCCCCCCTGCGCGCGGCCCTGCTGACCCTGACTGTCTGTGCCTCCCTGGCCGCGCCGCTGGCCCAGGCCGGGGGGGCCGGGGCGCCCCAGCCTGCGGTACCGGGCTGCCGACCCGGTTACGTGCGCCCCGACTTTGCGGCCCTGAACCGCCAGCTGGCCCAGGCCCGCGCCCGCTGGGCCGCCCAGGGCCTGACCCGGTACCGCTACGAGATCCGGCAGGTGGCCGCGCCGGTGCTGCTGCCCGCCACACAGGTGACGGTAAAGGACGGCGCCGTGCTGGCCGCCCCCGTGCAGCCGGGGCCGGTCAATACGCTGGCCCGGCTGACCGTGGAGGGACGCTTCGCCAGCCTGGCGCAGACGCTGCAATATCAGGCCACCACCCCCTGCCCCGAGGTGCAGGTGCGCTACGATGCGGCGCTGGGCTTTCCGGTGTACCTGTACAGCGGCCGGGGCGACAACGGCATAGCCGACGGCTACGGCGAGTGGACGGTCTCGGCGTTCACCCCCCTGCCCTGA
- a CDS encoding CAP domain-containing protein: MGAWWWVRRALWALAWTLGLFALGLWGLRQAGWGPGQDEAVQATQPAPTQAGAAGPADQPPQPASLTTVSPSSPQATAAVQAPQAPRPLLTPPAPSGAAEAPAASPTASSPAALAPLNAVRRRAGTAPVTLQAAWAPGCAAHARYLVREDRAEHRQDPKSPYRSAAGEACAPGHYFVSSQPDSGAGRAVSYWASGAFHLPQLLDPRLNRVALGVAHDQGGALRTAVVLDVRRGLGRAAGRYPVRYPAPGATAPGGRAAAGEWPDPTAGCAELSGAPGAPVALLLGPGGAAVRSAGLWVNARPQPACLLTAQTFRGASDGETRAGRQILAAQGTAVLLPRAPLPPGARVKVQFNTVRGPVSWTFRVR; this comes from the coding sequence ATGGGCGCGTGGTGGTGGGTGCGTCGGGCGCTGTGGGCGCTGGCCTGGACCCTGGGGCTGTTTGCCCTGGGCCTGTGGGGGCTGCGGCAGGCAGGCTGGGGGCCAGGCCAGGACGAGGCTGTGCAGGCAACCCAGCCGGCCCCGACCCAGGCAGGTGCAGCGGGGCCAGCCGATCAACCACCACAACCGGCGTCATTAACAACTGTTTCCCCAAGCAGCCCGCAGGCCACGGCTGCTGTGCAAGCTCCACAGGCGCCCCGGCCCCTTCTGACGCCCCCTGCTCCGTCCGGGGCGGCGGAGGCCCCGGCAGCCAGTCCCACGGCCTCCAGCCCGGCTGCCCTGGCACCCCTGAACGCCGTGCGCCGCCGCGCGGGCACGGCTCCAGTGACGCTGCAGGCCGCGTGGGCGCCCGGCTGCGCCGCCCACGCCCGCTACCTCGTGCGCGAGGACCGTGCCGAGCACCGCCAGGACCCCAAAAGCCCCTACCGCAGCGCAGCGGGCGAGGCCTGTGCGCCGGGGCACTACTTCGTGTCCTCGCAGCCGGATTCTGGGGCGGGCCGGGCCGTGAGCTACTGGGCCAGCGGGGCCTTTCATCTGCCGCAGTTGCTGGACCCCCGCCTGAACCGCGTGGCGCTGGGCGTGGCCCACGACCAGGGCGGCGCCCTGCGCACGGCGGTGGTGCTGGACGTGCGCCGTGGGCTGGGCCGGGCGGCCGGGCGCTACCCGGTGCGGTATCCGGCCCCCGGGGCAACGGCGCCCGGCGGCCGGGCCGCCGCCGGCGAGTGGCCCGACCCCACCGCCGGCTGCGCGGAGCTGAGCGGCGCCCCCGGCGCTCCGGTGGCGCTGCTGCTGGGCCCGGGGGGGGCAGCGGTGCGCTCGGCCGGGCTGTGGGTGAATGCCCGCCCACAGCCCGCCTGCCTGCTGACCGCGCAGACCTTCCGGGGCGCAAGCGACGGCGAAACCCGCGCCGGGCGGCAGATTCTGGCGGCGCAGGGCACGGCGGTGCTGCTGCCCCGCGCGCCGCTGCCCCCGGGCGCGCGGGTGAAGGTGCAGTTCAACACGGTGCGCGGTCCGGTGAGCTGGACTTTCCGGGTGCGCTGA
- a CDS encoding HD domain-containing protein has translation MFRRRPPLPPFPPGALLVGGAARDWLRGVAAKDYDWAVPDPRAAALALAGATRGAAFVLDDERGYWRVHAPDGVQHDLVPLPADLNADLQRRDFTVNAMGIDANGRVLDPTGGLGDLRARRLRMVAPENLRADPLRAWRAARFEVTLGFRLEAATETGVREVAAGLAGGALPPPAPERVRDELHALLGHPEAARGLLRLEALGLLALTLPELREGLGLIQGGFHHLDVFHHNLEALHQLLAREPHAPLPLRWAALLHDVGKPRTHARDPQTGRQSFHGHDKVGAALTTQILTRLKLPGDDIRRASALVGAHMVPLPATEREARRFVHRRRELLPALLSVMLADREAARGPASSGASRHAYAQAMARVLAALEDQPSAPPPLLRGEDIMALLGTPPGPRVGQAARALAEAAALGEVRTPDEARAFVRRWAQDPPG, from the coding sequence ATGTTTCGCCGCCGCCCTCCCCTGCCGCCCTTCCCGCCCGGCGCGCTGCTGGTGGGCGGCGCGGCGCGCGACTGGCTGCGCGGGGTGGCCGCCAAGGACTACGACTGGGCGGTGCCGGACCCCAGGGCGGCGGCGCTGGCCCTGGCCGGGGCCACCAGGGGCGCGGCCTTTGTGCTGGACGACGAACGCGGCTACTGGCGGGTGCATGCCCCGGACGGCGTGCAGCATGACCTGGTGCCACTGCCCGCCGACCTGAACGCCGATCTGCAGCGGCGCGATTTCACGGTCAATGCCATGGGGATAGACGCGAATGGGCGGGTGCTGGACCCCACCGGCGGCCTGGGGGATCTGCGGGCGCGGCGGCTGCGCATGGTGGCCCCGGAGAACCTGCGCGCCGATCCCCTGCGGGCGTGGCGCGCGGCGCGCTTTGAGGTCACGCTGGGCTTCCGGCTGGAGGCCGCCACCGAAACGGGGGTGCGCGAGGTGGCGGCCGGTCTGGCGGGCGGCGCCCTGCCCCCGCCGGCCCCGGAACGGGTGCGCGACGAACTGCACGCCCTGCTGGGCCACCCGGAGGCGGCGCGCGGCCTGCTGCGCCTCGAAGCGCTGGGCCTGCTGGCCCTGACCCTCCCGGAGCTGCGCGAGGGACTGGGCCTGATCCAGGGCGGCTTTCACCACCTGGATGTGTTTCACCACAACCTCGAAGCCCTGCACCAGCTGCTGGCCCGGGAACCCCACGCGCCACTGCCCCTGCGCTGGGCCGCCCTGCTGCACGACGTGGGCAAGCCGCGCACCCACGCGCGTGATCCCCAGACCGGGCGCCAGTCCTTTCACGGCCATGACAAGGTGGGCGCGGCCCTGACCACGCAGATCCTGACCCGGCTGAAACTGCCTGGCGACGACATCCGCCGCGCCTCGGCGCTGGTGGGGGCGCATATGGTGCCGCTGCCGGCCACCGAGCGCGAGGCCCGGCGCTTTGTCCACCGCCGCCGCGAGCTGCTGCCGGCGCTGCTGAGTGTGATGCTGGCCGACCGGGAAGCCGCGCGGGGCCCGGCGAGTTCTGGGGCCAGCCGCCACGCCTACGCCCAGGCGATGGCCCGGGTGCTTGCGGCGCTTGAAGACCAGCCCAGCGCGCCGCCGCCCCTGCTGCGCGGCGAGGACATCATGGCGCTGCTGGGCACGCCGCCCGGCCCCCGCGTGGGGCAGGCCGCCCGCGCCCTGGCCGAGGCCGCCGCCCTGGGCGAGGTGCGCACCCCGGACGAAGCGCGGGCCTTCGTGCGGCGCTGGGCCCAGGACCCGCCCGGCTGA
- a CDS encoding FKBP-type peptidyl-prolyl cis-trans isomerase, whose translation MNITQDKVVELDYTLTVDGEVIDQSESGEPLTYLHGHSNIIPGLERALEGKAAGESLQVTVAPEDGYGERDEDNVEELSLEDFEDDVEIGATYYAQAEDGSVMPFSVMAVEGDRVQVDFNPPLAGMTLNFDVKVLSVRDATAEELEHGHAHADGDHNHE comes from the coding sequence ATGAACATCACCCAGGACAAGGTTGTCGAACTCGACTACACGCTGACTGTGGACGGCGAAGTGATTGACCAGAGCGAAAGCGGCGAGCCGCTGACCTACCTGCACGGCCACAGCAACATCATTCCGGGCCTGGAACGCGCCCTGGAAGGCAAGGCAGCGGGCGAGAGCCTGCAGGTCACCGTGGCCCCCGAAGACGGCTACGGCGAGCGCGACGAGGACAACGTCGAGGAACTGTCGCTGGAAGACTTCGAGGACGACGTGGAAATCGGCGCCACCTACTACGCCCAGGCCGAGGACGGCAGCGTGATGCCCTTCAGCGTGATGGCGGTGGAAGGCGACCGCGTGCAGGTGGACTTTAACCCCCCCCTGGCCGGCATGACCCTGAACTTTGACGTGAAGGTGCTCAGCGTGCGCGACGCGACCGCCGAGGAGCTGGAACACGGTCACGCCCACGCCGACGGCGACCACAACCACGAGTAA
- a CDS encoding 1,4-dihydroxy-6-naphthoate synthase, whose product MTTPPPFLDLGYSLCPNDTFIFHALHAGLVPAPLPVREVLEDVQTLNEWAVAGRLPMTKISYRAYFEVMDRYVALRSGGALGRGVGPLVVTRGDLENLNGRTVLSPGALTTAELLLRLVFPRVQVVRARYDEIMPAVARGELAGQPVDAGLIIHESRFTYPQHGLHRLLDLGAWWEGETGLPLPLGAILVRRDLPRALQRELQTAVRRSLEYAYAHPQASRDYVRQHAAELSEAVMQAHIDLYVNAFSLDVGEEGERAVQELHRRAVAAGAVRTSSLPLFVG is encoded by the coding sequence ATGACCACGCCGCCCCCCTTCCTCGACCTGGGGTACTCGCTGTGCCCGAACGACACCTTTATCTTTCACGCGCTGCATGCGGGGCTTGTTCCCGCGCCGCTGCCGGTGCGCGAGGTGCTGGAAGACGTACAGACCCTGAACGAGTGGGCGGTGGCAGGCCGCCTGCCCATGACCAAGATCAGCTACCGCGCCTACTTCGAGGTGATGGACCGCTACGTGGCGCTGCGTTCGGGCGGCGCCCTGGGGCGGGGCGTGGGCCCGCTGGTGGTGACGCGGGGCGACCTGGAGAACCTGAATGGCCGCACGGTGCTCTCCCCCGGCGCCCTGACCACGGCCGAGCTGTTGCTGCGCCTGGTCTTTCCCAGGGTGCAGGTGGTGCGCGCCCGCTACGACGAGATCATGCCGGCGGTGGCCCGGGGCGAACTGGCGGGCCAGCCGGTGGACGCCGGACTGATCATCCACGAATCGCGCTTCACCTACCCGCAGCACGGCCTGCACCGGTTGCTGGACCTGGGGGCGTGGTGGGAGGGCGAAACCGGGCTGCCGCTGCCGCTGGGCGCCATTCTGGTGCGGCGTGACCTGCCCCGGGCGTTGCAGCGCGAGTTGCAGACGGCTGTGCGCCGCAGCCTGGAATACGCTTATGCCCACCCACAGGCCTCGCGGGACTACGTGCGCCAGCACGCCGCCGAGCTGTCCGAGGCGGTGATGCAGGCGCACATTGACCTGTACGTGAATGCCTTCAGCCTGGACGTGGGTGAGGAGGGTGAGCGGGCCGTGCAGGAGCTGCACCGCCGGGCGGTGGCCGCAGGGGCTGTCCGCACCAGTTCGCTGCCCCTCTTCGTGGGCTGA
- a CDS encoding molybdopterin molybdotransferase MoeA — protein MTRPDFPMHVTVQEARAHLAVLLPVPPPETLPLLQAHGRTLAADLPALVSHPSATESALDGIAAREADTQDACPAAPVWLRVVGESRAGLPFVGVVGPGECVRIYTGAPLPPGTDAICPVEQLSGEGDRVALRRPARPGDVRAEGGDFLAGAVVLRAGVLLTPARLALAAALGHAQVPVRRRRRVALLATGDEVVPPGQPLRPGQVYDANSVGLHALLAECGCEVVPLGHAPDSPEALAASLEQAGGADLLLSSGGVSMGKYDFLRDLLLARGEVSFWKVRMRPGGPALLGRWNGLPVFGLPGNPVSSLVVFGVIVRPVLTGQAPPTLRLRAATPFAALPDKTAFWRAILQDGAAHDYGAQGSGILRSLSEAQALVVVPQGQPVAAGEEVEVLLL, from the coding sequence ATGACCCGGCCCGACTTCCCCATGCACGTCACTGTTCAGGAGGCCCGCGCCCATCTGGCGGTCCTTTTGCCTGTGCCTCCGCCCGAAACGCTGCCGCTGTTGCAGGCGCACGGCCGCACCCTGGCTGCCGACCTGCCCGCTCTGGTCAGCCACCCCAGCGCCACCGAGAGCGCCCTGGACGGCATCGCCGCCCGTGAGGCCGACACGCAGGACGCCTGCCCGGCGGCGCCCGTGTGGCTGCGGGTGGTGGGTGAGAGCCGCGCCGGCCTTCCCTTCGTGGGCGTGGTGGGCCCCGGCGAGTGCGTGCGCATCTACACGGGCGCGCCCCTGCCCCCCGGCACCGACGCCATCTGCCCGGTGGAACAGCTGAGCGGCGAGGGCGACCGGGTGGCCCTGCGGCGCCCCGCCCGCCCCGGTGACGTGCGCGCCGAGGGCGGGGATTTCCTCGCCGGGGCAGTGGTGCTGCGCGCCGGCGTGCTCCTGACCCCGGCGCGGCTGGCCCTGGCTGCCGCGCTGGGCCATGCCCAGGTTCCTGTGCGCCGGCGGCGGCGGGTGGCGCTGCTGGCCACCGGCGACGAGGTGGTGCCCCCGGGCCAGCCCCTGCGCCCGGGGCAGGTGTACGACGCCAACTCCGTGGGCCTGCACGCCCTGCTGGCCGAGTGCGGCTGCGAGGTGGTGCCCCTGGGCCACGCCCCCGACTCCCCGGAGGCCCTGGCGGCCAGCCTGGAACAGGCCGGGGGCGCCGACCTGCTGCTGAGCAGCGGCGGAGTGAGCATGGGCAAATACGACTTTCTGCGCGACCTGCTGCTGGCACGCGGCGAGGTGAGTTTCTGGAAGGTGCGCATGCGCCCCGGCGGCCCCGCCCTGCTGGGCCGCTGGAACGGCCTGCCGGTGTTTGGCCTGCCCGGCAACCCGGTCAGCAGCCTCGTGGTGTTCGGGGTGATTGTGCGCCCGGTCCTGACCGGGCAGGCGCCGCCGACCCTGCGCCTGCGCGCCGCCACGCCCTTTGCCGCCCTGCCGGACAAAACGGCCTTCTGGCGCGCGATTCTTCAGGACGGCGCCGCGCACGACTACGGCGCCCAGGGCAGCGGCATCCTGCGCTCCCTCAGCGAGGCCCAGGCCCTGGTGGTGGTGCCCCAGGGGCAGCCAGTGGCGGCGGGGGAAGAGGTGGAGGTGCTGCTTTTGTAG